A DNA window from Pirellulales bacterium contains the following coding sequences:
- a CDS encoding ABC transporter permease subunit, which produces MEKLYIWLTPIWVLSVGVLIGVAALVVLWGVLRLVKRPAGDAILGAVQEGVLQPLSYVAIALCALAVFASPTMPVREVGESLARLNQIGSASATATVPAKTDDHALELAFRSDELQEYVITSEEDVAINSEKGKTYVEPLLLVEGGVQYRWTPSSPRPRGFEGEVTGLYVTNETDNPAKVVVETVTDVKTPQVHQIPIAAAGTIGLFGLYFLVRWLAPRASVIAAATAKETISQPLFALLTGIGVVALVAYVFIPYNTFGEDVKMLKTSGMTTIKVLAIIMALWSASTSVADEIEGRTALTVLSKPVGRRQFLLGKFLGIVWPIVLMFVILGVVFLVCVSFKVVYDARESSKTTPAWPECHAEIVRIVPGLVLAFFESVVLAAISVAVSTRLPMLPNLVICGSIYVLGHLAALIVKSQSALNEIVFVRFFGRLVSTILPVLDHFEIEGAIAGDSSVPMAYLGYALLYTLLYCGVALLLALLFFEDRDLA; this is translated from the coding sequence ATGGAAAAGCTCTACATCTGGTTGACTCCCATTTGGGTCCTGTCGGTCGGCGTGCTGATCGGGGTTGCGGCTTTGGTCGTCCTGTGGGGCGTGCTGCGGCTGGTGAAGCGTCCCGCGGGCGACGCGATCCTGGGCGCCGTCCAAGAAGGGGTGCTGCAGCCGCTGAGCTACGTCGCGATAGCGCTCTGTGCGCTGGCGGTGTTCGCGTCGCCGACGATGCCGGTCCGCGAAGTCGGCGAGTCGCTCGCCCGGCTGAACCAAATCGGCTCCGCCAGCGCTACGGCGACCGTCCCCGCGAAGACCGACGATCACGCCCTCGAACTGGCGTTCCGCAGCGACGAGCTGCAGGAATACGTGATCACCAGCGAGGAGGACGTGGCGATCAACTCGGAGAAAGGGAAGACCTACGTCGAGCCGCTGTTGCTGGTGGAAGGGGGCGTGCAGTACCGCTGGACCCCCAGCAGCCCTCGCCCCCGGGGGTTCGAGGGAGAGGTGACCGGCCTGTACGTCACCAACGAGACCGACAATCCCGCGAAGGTCGTCGTCGAGACCGTCACCGACGTCAAAACGCCGCAGGTCCACCAGATTCCGATCGCCGCGGCAGGGACAATCGGACTGTTCGGACTGTACTTCCTCGTCCGCTGGCTCGCCCCGCGGGCGTCGGTCATCGCTGCGGCGACCGCCAAGGAAACGATCTCGCAACCGCTCTTTGCGCTGCTCACGGGGATCGGGGTCGTGGCGCTCGTGGCCTACGTATTCATCCCGTACAACACGTTCGGCGAGGACGTGAAGATGCTCAAGACCTCGGGCATGACGACGATCAAAGTGCTGGCGATCATCATGGCCCTGTGGTCGGCGAGCACCTCGGTGGCCGACGAGATCGAAGGCCGCACTGCGCTGACCGTCCTCTCTAAACCGGTCGGTCGGCGCCAGTTCCTCCTGGGCAAGTTCCTGGGCATCGTCTGGCCGATCGTGCTGATGTTCGTGATTCTGGGGGTCGTGTTCCTGGTCTGCGTGTCGTTCAAGGTGGTGTACGACGCGCGCGAATCGTCGAAGACCACGCCCGCTTGGCCCGAGTGTCACGCCGAGATCGTGCGGATCGTCCCGGGGCTGGTGCTGGCGTTTTTCGAATCGGTCGTCCTCGCGGCGATCAGCGTCGCCGTCTCGACCCGGCTGCCGATGCTCCCGAATCTGGTCATCTGCGGTTCGATCTACGTGCTGGGGCATCTCGCGGCGCTGATCGTCAAGAGCCAGTCGGCCTTGAACGAAATCGTGTTCGTGCGGTTCTTCGGCCGGTTGGTGTCGACGATCCTGCCGGTGCTCGACCACTTTGAGATCGAGGGGGCGATCGCCGGCGATTCGAGCGTGCCGATGGCGTACCTGGGATATGCGCTGCTCTACACGCTGCTGTACTGCGGCGTGGCGCTTCTGTTGGCGCTTTTGTTCTTTGAAGATCGCGATCTGGCGTAG
- a CDS encoding acylphosphatase, with protein sequence MVRREAHYRGRVQGVGFRYTARTIAGRYRVTGYVENLTDGRVHLVAEGEPAEVDDFLAAVADEMSGNIRDATVDALAASGEYLSFEIRPTRT encoded by the coding sequence ATGGTCCGACGCGAAGCGCATTACCGTGGTCGAGTGCAGGGGGTGGGCTTCCGTTATACGGCCCGCACGATCGCCGGTCGGTACCGGGTGACCGGCTATGTCGAGAACCTGACCGACGGCCGCGTGCACTTGGTGGCCGAAGGCGAGCCCGCCGAGGTCGACGACTTCCTCGCCGCGGTGGCCGACGAGATGAGCGGGAACATTCGCGACGCGACGGTAGACGCCCTCGCCGCTAGCGGCGAGTACCTCTCGTTCGAGATTCGCCCGACGCGAACGTGA
- a CDS encoding HAD-IA family hydrolase has protein sequence MLKPTPPLRAVTFDLDGLMFNTEELYQEVGGVVLARRGKQITGELLDEMMGRKSLLALQVMIDWHELNDTPEELAEESAEIFASLLPERLAPMPGLLDLLAGLERGGITKGIATSSGRGFVTRVLELSGLADRFAFVLSAEDIEHGKPAPDVYLLAAARHGVEPVEMLVLEDSQIGCRAAVAAGTYAVAVPSGRSRNHEFPGAQFIADTLADPRIAAALELDGG, from the coding sequence ATGCTCAAGCCAACGCCGCCGCTGCGGGCCGTCACGTTTGACCTCGACGGACTGATGTTCAACACCGAGGAGCTCTATCAGGAGGTCGGCGGCGTCGTGCTCGCGCGTCGCGGCAAACAGATCACCGGCGAGTTGCTCGACGAGATGATGGGCCGCAAATCGCTCCTGGCCCTCCAGGTGATGATCGACTGGCACGAATTGAACGACACCCCCGAAGAACTTGCCGAGGAATCGGCCGAGATCTTTGCGTCGCTGCTCCCCGAGCGACTCGCGCCGATGCCGGGCCTTCTCGATCTGCTCGCGGGCCTGGAGCGCGGAGGAATCACCAAAGGAATCGCCACGAGCAGCGGCCGAGGGTTCGTCACCCGGGTGCTTGAATTAAGCGGTCTCGCGGACCGCTTCGCGTTCGTGCTGTCGGCCGAGGACATCGAGCACGGCAAGCCGGCGCCCGACGTCTACCTGCTGGCGGCGGCGAGGCACGGGGTCGAACCCGTCGAGATGCTCGTACTGGAAGACAGCCAGATCGGCTGCCGCGCCGCGGTCGCCGCGGGAACGTACGCGGTCGCAGTTCCCTCGGGACGGAGCCGCAATCACGAGTTCCCAGGCGCGCAGTTCATCGCCGACACCCTTGCCGACCCCCGGATTGCCGCGGCCCTTGAGCTGGACGGGGGCTAG
- the rlmKL gene encoding bifunctional 23S rRNA (guanine(2069)-N(7))-methyltransferase RlmK/23S rRNA (guanine(2445)-N(2))-methyltransferase RlmL, whose amino-acid sequence MSLRLIATSAFGLEAVVVRELAALGYEAKTARPGRIAFAGDAAAVCRANLWLRSADRVVVELAEFPAADFDTLFDTAKSLPWEEWIAPDAAILVRGRSHKSQLASVPACQRTVKKAIVDRLLAAHRVAALPETGAAVPVEVSLVDDRATLDVDTTGPGLHRRGYRTLAAEAQLRETLAAALVQLSFWRDGKPLIDPFCGTGTIVIEAAMIGRNLAPGRCREFAGESFAAIPHDAWRQAREEAAELAKPALVERIIGWDASAEALKLARHHAQLAGVADDIHFQQREFADLSSSKHYGCIVTNPPYGVRLGEEAEITALYRSMPAVLRRLKTWSHFILSAREDFEQLVGQEADRRRKLYNGPLACTYYQFHGPRPKTHQAAESPSEDAPPNVPAVEQPPSAQAPSETHVTAPPPAPSRKPAFGGLRAESTRQAEEFANRLRARARHLRRWPTKRGITCYRLYERDVPDVPLVVDRFEDALHVAEFERPHDRTPAEHADWLDLMARTAGEILEIDRDAVFLKHRRRQRGASQYERFSDQGVTRVVHEGGLKFLINLSDYLDTGLFLDHRVTRSMVRDAAAGRRVLNLFAYTGSFSVYAAAGGAVSTTTVDLSGAYLDWAAENMRLNGFTTSGERGAPHRLVRSDAGEFLAGLHGEPPFDLAIVDPPTFSNSKRLKEDWDVQRDHVALLSDVLEQLVPGGVLFFSTNSRRFQLDEQSLAERASIREISRQTVPEDFRNRRIHRCWRMVRAGLVG is encoded by the coding sequence ATGTCGCTGCGTCTCATCGCCACCAGTGCGTTCGGACTCGAGGCGGTCGTCGTGCGCGAGTTGGCCGCGTTGGGATACGAAGCGAAGACGGCCCGCCCCGGGCGAATCGCCTTTGCCGGCGACGCGGCGGCCGTTTGCCGGGCAAACCTCTGGCTTCGCTCGGCCGATCGGGTGGTCGTGGAACTGGCCGAGTTTCCCGCGGCCGACTTCGACACGTTGTTCGACACGGCCAAGTCGTTGCCGTGGGAGGAGTGGATCGCCCCCGACGCGGCGATCCTGGTTCGCGGCCGCTCGCACAAATCGCAGCTTGCCAGCGTGCCAGCGTGTCAGCGAACGGTGAAGAAGGCGATCGTCGATCGGTTGCTCGCTGCCCATCGCGTGGCGGCGCTTCCCGAAACGGGCGCTGCCGTGCCGGTCGAGGTGTCGCTCGTCGACGATCGCGCGACGCTCGACGTCGATACGACCGGCCCCGGACTACATCGGCGGGGGTATCGGACGCTGGCCGCCGAGGCGCAGTTGCGCGAAACGTTGGCCGCGGCGCTCGTGCAGCTCAGCTTCTGGCGCGACGGCAAGCCGTTGATCGATCCGTTCTGCGGCACGGGGACGATCGTCATCGAGGCGGCCATGATCGGCCGCAACCTCGCCCCCGGACGATGCCGGGAGTTCGCAGGCGAATCGTTCGCGGCAATTCCGCACGACGCTTGGCGGCAAGCCCGCGAAGAGGCCGCCGAGCTTGCCAAGCCGGCCCTCGTCGAGCGAATCATCGGTTGGGACGCGAGCGCCGAGGCGCTCAAGCTCGCCCGCCATCACGCCCAACTAGCGGGAGTAGCCGACGACATCCACTTCCAGCAGCGCGAATTCGCCGATCTCTCCAGCAGCAAACACTACGGTTGCATCGTCACGAACCCGCCCTACGGCGTGCGGCTGGGCGAGGAGGCCGAGATCACGGCGCTCTACCGGTCGATGCCCGCGGTGCTGCGGCGACTGAAGACATGGTCGCACTTCATTCTGTCGGCCCGCGAGGACTTCGAGCAGCTCGTCGGACAAGAGGCCGACCGTCGCCGCAAACTGTACAACGGCCCCCTGGCATGCACTTACTACCAATTTCACGGCCCGCGGCCGAAAACGCACCAAGCGGCCGAGTCACCGAGCGAAGACGCGCCGCCGAACGTCCCGGCGGTCGAGCAGCCCCCTTCCGCACAAGCTCCGAGCGAGACGCACGTCACGGCGCCTCCCCCCGCCCCGTCGCGCAAACCGGCCTTCGGCGGTCTGCGGGCCGAGTCGACGCGCCAAGCCGAGGAATTCGCCAACCGCCTGCGGGCTCGCGCGCGGCACCTCAGGCGCTGGCCGACGAAGCGCGGGATCACTTGTTACCGGCTCTACGAGCGGGACGTCCCCGACGTGCCGTTGGTGGTCGATCGATTTGAAGATGCGCTCCACGTCGCCGAGTTCGAGCGGCCGCACGATCGCACCCCGGCCGAACACGCCGACTGGCTTGACCTGATGGCCCGCACGGCCGGGGAGATCCTCGAAATCGACCGCGACGCGGTGTTTCTGAAGCATCGCCGCCGCCAACGGGGCGCGTCTCAATACGAGCGGTTCTCCGACCAGGGCGTGACGCGCGTGGTTCACGAAGGGGGGCTCAAGTTCCTGATCAATCTGTCGGACTACCTCGACACGGGTCTATTCCTCGATCACCGCGTCACGCGCAGCATGGTGCGCGACGCCGCAGCCGGACGACGTGTGCTCAATCTGTTCGCTTACACCGGGTCGTTCAGCGTCTACGCCGCGGCGGGGGGGGCCGTCTCGACGACGACGGTCGATCTCTCGGGCGCCTATCTCGACTGGGCCGCGGAAAACATGCGACTCAACGGCTTCACGACGAGCGGCGAGCGCGGCGCCCCGCATCGGCTGGTGCGCAGCGACGCCGGCGAGTTTCTTGCGGGGCTTCACGGCGAACCGCCGTTCGACTTGGCGATCGTCGACCCGCCGACATTCTCGAACAGCAAACGGCTGAAAGAAGATTGGGATGTGCAGCGCGACCATGTCGCGCTGCTGTCGGATGTGCTCGAACAACTCGTTCCTGGCGGCGTGCTGTTCTTCTCGACAAACTCGCGACGGTTTCAACTCGACGAGCAGTCCCTCGCCGAACGAGCCAGCATCCGCGAGATCAGCCGTCAGACGGTCCCCGAGGACTTCCGCAATCGCCGCATCCACCGCTGCTGGCGGATGGTCCGGGCCGGGCTCGTCGGTTGA
- a CDS encoding TraR/DksA C4-type zinc finger protein: MLSMQLECPACRWWTLAGEVELARRLRTLGLLRRSPDPPEELVRELLTSYGPRLKCDRCGAEGLAIRPGDREDRGDWHTAVVCEICREPIPPERLAIVPDARRCVGCQSAADRGASFVEPEYCPRCGSLVELRVSHAGGVARYKLFCTGSPPCRL, from the coding sequence ATGCTCTCAATGCAGTTGGAATGCCCGGCGTGTCGGTGGTGGACCTTGGCCGGGGAGGTCGAGCTCGCGCGCCGACTGCGCACCCTCGGCCTGTTGCGCCGCTCGCCCGACCCGCCGGAGGAGTTGGTCCGCGAACTGCTGACCAGCTACGGGCCGCGGCTGAAGTGCGATCGCTGCGGGGCCGAGGGGCTCGCAATTCGCCCTGGTGACCGCGAAGATCGGGGCGACTGGCATACGGCCGTCGTCTGCGAGATTTGCCGCGAGCCGATCCCGCCGGAACGGCTCGCCATCGTCCCCGATGCACGCCGCTGCGTCGGCTGCCAGAGCGCCGCCGATCGCGGGGCCTCCTTCGTCGAACCGGAATACTGCCCTCGCTGCGGCTCGCTGGTCGAGCTGCGCGTAAGCCACGCCGGAGGCGTGGCCCGGTATAAACTCTTCTGCACCGGCAGCCCGCCCTGCCGGCTTTGA
- a CDS encoding formyltetrahydrofolate deformylase, with the protein MQVVITAVGPDNRGLADPIVHCVTELGANIAEIQMFDHDAESVFSMVTRIDLPAGQQETLADAMREVSRRTGLSVRTWSPPWGSRRPRLAICATYRQETPRAVLTAIRDGRIDAEAAALVSNRTACRGLAEEFGVPWFSIGDENGVADDERMIAVCDELQIDFIVLARYMRVLPPASCWKYAGGRIINLHHGLLPSFPGLRPYHDAYAVRMLTYGATCHFIVPELDAGNQIICQNAYSVAPGTPLEEIIRRGQEENEPACLVEGVRRAAAGEVTLHFNHVVAVRAAM; encoded by the coding sequence ATGCAAGTCGTCATCACTGCCGTCGGGCCCGACAATCGGGGACTCGCCGACCCGATCGTTCACTGCGTGACCGAATTGGGAGCGAACATCGCCGAGATTCAGATGTTCGACCATGACGCCGAGTCGGTGTTCTCGATGGTCACGCGGATCGACTTGCCCGCCGGCCAGCAAGAGACGCTCGCCGACGCGATGCGCGAAGTGAGCCGCCGCACCGGCCTGTCGGTCCGCACTTGGTCCCCCCCGTGGGGGAGCCGTCGACCGCGGCTGGCGATTTGCGCCACCTATCGCCAGGAAACGCCTCGGGCCGTGCTCACGGCGATTCGCGACGGACGAATCGACGCCGAAGCCGCGGCGCTCGTGAGCAATCGCACCGCGTGCCGCGGTTTGGCCGAGGAGTTCGGCGTCCCCTGGTTTTCGATCGGCGACGAAAACGGAGTCGCCGACGACGAGCGAATGATCGCCGTCTGCGACGAGCTGCAGATCGATTTCATCGTGCTGGCTCGGTACATGCGGGTCTTGCCGCCGGCGAGCTGCTGGAAGTACGCGGGAGGGCGGATCATCAATCTCCACCACGGGCTGCTCCCCAGCTTCCCGGGACTGCGACCGTACCATGACGCTTACGCCGTGCGGATGCTGACCTACGGAGCGACCTGCCATTTCATCGTGCCGGAACTCGACGCGGGCAATCAGATCATCTGCCAGAACGCGTATTCGGTGGCCCCGGGAACGCCTCTGGAGGAGATCATCCGTCGCGGACAGGAAGAGAACGAACCGGCATGCTTGGTCGAAGGGGTCCGCCGCGCCGCCGCCGGCGAGGTGACGCTCCACTTCAATCACGTCGTCGCGGTGCGCGCGGCGATGTGA
- a CDS encoding HDOD domain-containing protein produces the protein MSVLSPAVTLVVPSRSVKHQEALERLFTRVCELSALPGVAQRVLSVAGDEHADVEDLLHVVEQDPTLVIRILGSVNSAYRGLRQQVGDLRTAIALLGFREVRNLAITVYVARLTDSGEPYRNYSRTGLWRHLVAVGEVARVISKVCRRAEPEEAFLAGLLHDIGTLLIDQYMRPNWRRVLDMTDEGIEAIEAERHVLTFSRSDLSSYIAAKSLLPRRTCDAIAYHREPSQFRGKDRELLNVICLANYLTELRGLTAIGVPEAVPPGDDVYYGLGLRTEQMSELLQELEPALAAAEALAGI, from the coding sequence ATGAGTGTTCTCTCGCCCGCCGTCACGCTTGTCGTCCCCTCGCGGTCGGTCAAGCACCAGGAAGCGCTCGAGCGGTTGTTCACGCGCGTGTGCGAACTGTCGGCGTTGCCCGGCGTCGCCCAGCGGGTGCTGAGCGTCGCGGGAGACGAACACGCCGACGTCGAGGACCTGCTGCACGTCGTCGAACAGGACCCGACCCTAGTCATTCGGATCCTCGGCAGCGTCAACTCCGCGTATCGCGGACTGCGCCAACAAGTCGGCGATCTGCGTACGGCGATCGCCCTGCTCGGGTTCCGCGAGGTGCGCAATCTGGCGATCACGGTGTACGTGGCGCGGCTCACTGATTCCGGCGAGCCGTATCGCAACTACTCTCGCACCGGGCTGTGGCGGCACTTGGTCGCCGTCGGCGAAGTGGCCCGCGTCATCTCGAAGGTGTGTCGCCGCGCCGAGCCGGAAGAGGCCTTCCTCGCCGGACTTCTGCACGACATCGGCACGCTGCTTATCGACCAGTACATGCGCCCGAACTGGCGACGCGTCCTCGACATGACCGACGAGGGGATCGAAGCGATCGAAGCCGAACGGCACGTGCTCACGTTCTCGCGGTCCGATCTCAGTTCGTACATCGCCGCCAAGTCGCTGTTGCCGCGACGGACGTGCGACGCGATTGCGTACCATCGCGAACCGAGCCAATTCCGGGGCAAGGATCGCGAACTGCTCAACGTGATCTGTCTGGCCAACTACTTGACCGAGCTGCGCGGACTGACGGCGATTGGCGTCCCCGAAGCCGTTCCGCCGGGAGACGACGTCTACTACGGTTTGGGGTTGCGAACGGAACAGATGTCAGAGTTGTTGCAGGAACTGGAGCCCGCCCTGGCTGCCGCCGAGGCGCTGGCCGGCATCTGA
- a CDS encoding AAA family ATPase, with protein sequence MKTLAAFGDLSGRDVAVQHSMPFCLVEPQLQAMKLAQLVAFRGAAPMNDYLYQLTDLGRERAKKLSEQCSYFGAAPVTLKAYVESVRQQTLTKCHPTETDLKRAFEDLLVNPHMLRRLGPAVNSGRGMFLFGQPGNGKTSIAERVTRAFGDCIWIPRAVCIDGEIMRIFDPAVHEPAPLKETTGPLDKRPFDRRWVRVRRPTIVVGGELTMDSLEVNASAGVGVSEAPIQLKSNCGTLVIDDFGRQRMTTDELLNRWIVPLEKRYDFLQLANGKKIQVPFDQLIIFSTNLEPRDLVDDAFLRRIPYKIEVIDPSEEEFRKLFEIMAPKLDVKFDQAALDYLIEAHYRSVNRPFRACQPRDLLLQIVNYCRYSERQPAMSQEFFDYAVENYFAVM encoded by the coding sequence CTGAAAACGCTGGCTGCGTTCGGCGACCTGTCGGGCCGTGACGTGGCGGTGCAGCACTCGATGCCTTTCTGCCTCGTCGAGCCGCAGTTGCAGGCGATGAAGCTTGCCCAATTGGTGGCGTTCCGCGGCGCGGCGCCGATGAACGACTACCTGTACCAACTGACCGACTTGGGGCGCGAACGAGCCAAAAAGCTGTCCGAACAGTGCAGCTACTTCGGCGCTGCGCCGGTGACGCTCAAGGCCTACGTCGAGTCGGTCCGACAGCAGACGCTCACCAAGTGCCATCCGACCGAGACCGATCTCAAGCGAGCCTTCGAGGATCTGCTCGTCAATCCGCACATGCTGCGGCGGCTGGGGCCGGCCGTGAACTCGGGCCGCGGGATGTTCCTGTTCGGCCAGCCCGGCAACGGCAAGACGAGCATCGCCGAACGCGTCACCCGCGCCTTCGGCGACTGCATTTGGATCCCCCGGGCGGTCTGCATCGACGGCGAGATCATGCGGATCTTCGACCCGGCCGTCCACGAGCCGGCGCCGCTGAAGGAGACCACGGGGCCGCTCGACAAGCGCCCGTTCGACCGCCGCTGGGTGCGAGTTCGTCGCCCCACGATCGTCGTCGGCGGCGAATTGACGATGGACTCGCTCGAGGTCAACGCCAGCGCGGGGGTCGGGGTCAGCGAGGCCCCGATCCAGCTCAAAAGCAACTGCGGCACGTTGGTGATCGACGACTTCGGCCGTCAGCGAATGACGACCGACGAACTGCTCAACCGGTGGATCGTCCCGTTGGAAAAACGGTACGACTTCCTGCAACTCGCCAACGGCAAGAAGATCCAGGTGCCGTTCGACCAACTCATCATTTTTTCGACGAACCTGGAACCGCGCGACTTGGTCGACGACGCCTTCCTGCGGCGGATTCCCTACAAGATCGAGGTGATCGACCCGTCGGAGGAGGAGTTTCGCAAGCTGTTCGAGATCATGGCGCCGAAGCTCGACGTGAAGTTCGACCAGGCGGCGCTCGACTACTTGATCGAGGCCCACTACCGGTCGGTCAACCGCCCGTTCCGCGCGTGCCAGCCGCGCGACCTCTTGTTGCAGATCGTCAATTACTGCCGCTACAGCGAACGCCAGCCGGCGATGTCGCAGGAGTTCTTCGACTACGCGGTCGAAAACTACTTCGCCGTCATGTAG
- a CDS encoding dCTP deaminase, giving the protein MILTGPAILQRLGGDIQIDPFEPTRLNPNSYNLTLHDELIVYEEVVLDMAKANRVRRVRIPEEGLVLSPNQLYLGRTVERTETHNLVPQIEGRSSVGRLGLFVHVTAGFGDVGFCGYWTLEMFAVQPIRIYPGVPICQIFYHELTGEIVEYDSKYQHNRDIQPSLLFKELAGAEASDRQLPLDFGLELSRG; this is encoded by the coding sequence ATGATTCTCACTGGACCGGCGATCCTGCAGCGACTCGGCGGCGACATCCAGATCGATCCGTTCGAGCCGACGCGACTCAACCCCAACAGCTACAACCTCACGCTTCACGACGAGTTGATCGTGTACGAAGAGGTGGTCCTCGACATGGCCAAGGCCAATCGAGTGCGCCGGGTGAGAATCCCCGAGGAGGGGCTCGTGCTGAGCCCGAACCAGCTCTACCTGGGCCGGACAGTCGAGCGGACCGAGACCCACAATTTAGTCCCGCAGATCGAGGGCCGATCGTCCGTAGGTCGGCTGGGTTTGTTCGTGCACGTCACCGCGGGCTTCGGCGACGTGGGGTTCTGCGGCTACTGGACGCTGGAGATGTTCGCGGTGCAGCCGATCCGCATTTACCCCGGCGTGCCGATCTGCCAGATCTTCTATCACGAACTGACCGGCGAGATCGTCGAGTACGACAGCAAGTACCAGCACAACCGCGACATCCAGCCGAGCCTGCTCTTCAAGGAGTTGGCCGGTGCGGAAGCAAGCGACCGGCAACTGCCGCTCGACTTCGGCCTGGAACTGTCGCGCGGCTGA